The Helianthus annuus cultivar XRQ/B chromosome 16, HanXRQr2.0-SUNRISE, whole genome shotgun sequence genome includes a window with the following:
- the LOC110919948 gene encoding uncharacterized protein LOC110919948 yields the protein MGFPSSSSVANYNYREFLADDSKSTDEEVEQEAVTSACQLAVRYMKHCSRPTREIKTRDYIERDGRAVNDRLLKDYFDEVSTYPNPEVFRRRFRMSKRLFLRIVENFENNFDYFKQKADAKETLGFTGIQKCTSALRVLAYGNTTDITDEYLKMAEKTTRDTFEHFCRGIINLYGARYLRTLTWYDLQKIYEVHFSKHGLSGMIGNLDCMH from the exons atgggTTTCCCTAGTTCCTCGTCCGTCGCAAATTATAACTATAGAGAGTTTTTAGCGGATGATAGTAAATCCACCGATGAGGAGGtcgagcaagaggcggttacgagtgcTTGTCAACTAGCGGTGCGATATATGAAGCATTGTAGCCGACCTACACGTGAAATTAAAACAAGAGATTATATTGAACGAGACGGACGTGCAGTAAACGATCGGTTATTGAAAGATTATTTCGATGAAGTGTCAACATATCCGAACCCAGAAGTTTTTAGGCGTCGTTTCCGAATGAGTAAGCGTTTGTTTCTACGCATCGTCGAGAACTTTGAAAACAACTtcgattattttaaacaaaaagccGATGCGAAAGAGACACTTGGATTCACCGGTATTCAAAAGTGTACGTCGGCGCTACGAGTCCTTGCTTACGGAAACACAACCGACATCACCGACGAGTATTTAAAAATGGCCGAGAAAACGACGCGAGACACCTTTGAGCATTTTTGTCGCG GTATTATAAATTTGTACGGTGCGCGTTATCTGAGAACGCTCACATGGTACGACCTTCAAAAGATTTACGAGGTACATTTTAGTAAGCATGGTTTGTCGGGTATGATCGGGAACTTGGATTGCATGCATTGA
- the LOC110919947 gene encoding uncharacterized protein LOC110919947 — MDDIPPLFIPFDISEDDDSTLSDSSLIFFQNLINEAAELEDMGTSRERKYVRRDREKGHETLMRDYFVEEPKFNEEVFRHRFRMSERLFLKIVSDVQANNSWFQETLDARMKKSFTPMQKVTSAIKQLGTGNPPDKNDGYLNMAERSSRDCLDNFFETHNMILKDDGNAIARYIFGILKSSPFSMTLFITSSLMKIFIID; from the exons ATGGATGACATACCACCGCTATTCATTCCGTTTGATATTAGTGAAGACGATGATTCTACATTAAGCGATAGTAGTTTAATTTTTTTCCAAAATCTTATTAACGAAGCCGCCGAACTGGAAGACATGGGTACTTCTAGAGAAAGGAAATATGTCCGTCGAGATCGAGAGAAAGGTCACGAAACCCTTATGAGAGATTATTTTGTCGAGGAGCCCAAATTCAACGAAGAGGTTTTTCGTCATAGGTTTCGTATGTCAGAAAGGTTGTTTTTAAAAATTGTGAGTGACGTGCAAGCGAATAACTCGTGGTTTCAAGAGACATTGGATGCGAGAATGAAGAAGAGTTTTACACCGATGCAAAAAGTTACGTCGGCGATTAAGCAACTTGGAACCGGTAACCCTCCAGACAAAAACGACGGATATTTAAATATGGCCGAAAGGAGTTCCCGTGATTGTCTAGATAATTTTTTCGAAACG CATAATATGATTCTAAAAGATGACGGAAACGCGATTGCCCGGTACATATTCGGGATCCTCAAGTCGAGCCCGTTTTCGATGACACTGTTTATAACGAGCTCATTGATGAAGATATTCATTATAGACTAA
- the LOC110915177 gene encoding disease resistance protein RUN1: MASSSSSVHNKSYLYDVFLSFSGVDTRKTFVDHLYVALDQYGIRTFKDDERLEKGERISDELLQSIEDSRCYIIIFSKNYASSSWCLNELLKIMECHKTGERTAFPVFYDVEPSEVRKQTGAVGDALAIHRNMNESEVGRWREALKEAANLSGWDVRKTTNGHEAQVIKSIVEKVSLKLWPIDSNVDENLVGMEQRMQALDPYLEIGLNDVRMVGIKGMGGTGKTTLARTIFDKQFVNFEGRSFVENVRETTTRSGLQKLQKQVLRDVLKDKNITVSSVHEGTKLMKTRLRGKKVLLVLDDVDQREQLEALAGNPNWFKLGSRIIITTRDGQVLEAHRVNLIHDVNLLSNEEAICLFSRHAFGKDIPTQEYERRSRKVVSYAVGLPLTIKVLGSDLRGKDDSVWTYTLERLKTIPLKETIQILELSYKNLEDDYKEIFLDVACFLKGWKKEDAIRMLESCGFDAKYGLSVLEQKSLIVTLKGRYDAVIDMHDHLVEMGKNIVRREHPDEPNKHSRLWIEEEIEHAMADNSGSEATKCIDLNITRGIYLKGFGNMKKLRCLIVNHGKHKVSHDLVNHLWYFFGKFWKHDKGRRYFPNSLQYLYWSIYPHWCLPKTFEANNLVALEMSYSKIKQLWEGEKVMEKLKFLNLSYAEELGSLDLGLTPNLERLHLECCYKLVALDVHGGCLKSLVYLNLTECKCLKSISFIEQMESLEVLDLSWLHLREFPDYIIIGHSSSSLLELNLSYNEDIEEVPSSVGNLYKLVSLNLTRCSNLKSLPGSICSLQHLTTLKLGYTRIEELPEDLGQLECLEYLYLSRTKVKHLPGSICMLRHLETLDLSGCLRLEKLPEDVGQLESLEKLDLQHCRNLREIPNSICKLKCLKQLRLGGCKRVEKLPDELGNLKCLQYLEVWGTGITQLPQSIYSVKGLKINKPHDELL; the protein is encoded by the exons ATGGCTTCTTCAAGTTCAAGTGTTCACAATAAGAGCTACCTGTATGATGTGTTTCTGAGCTTCAGTGGTGTAGACACCCGCAAGACCTTTGTTGATCATCTTTATGTTGCTCTTGATCAGTATGGTATTCGCACGTTCAAGGATGACGAGAGACTCGAGAAAGGAGAAAGGATCAGTGATGAGCTCTTACAATCTATTGAAGATTCGAGATGCTACATTATTATTTTCTCCAAAAACTATGCATCTTCATCATGGTGCTTAAACGAGCTTCTCAAGATCATGGAGTGTCATAAGACGGGCGAGCGGACTGCCTTCCCTGTGTTCTACGATGTGGAACCCTCTGAAGTCCGAAAACAAACCGGAGCAGTTGGGGATGCCCTTGCCATACATAGGAACATGAATGAATCAGAGGTTGGAAGATGGAGAGAGGCTCTTAAAGAAGCAGCCAATTTGTCTGGTTGGGATGTCAGGAAGACTACTAATGG GCATGAAGCTCAAGTCATTAAATCAATTGTTGAAAAGGTTTCACTCAAGTTATGGCCCATTGATAGTAATGTCGATGAGAACTTAGTAGGCATGGAACAGAGGATGCAAGCTCTCGATCCTTATTTAGAGATTGGTTTGAATGATGTTCGCATGGTAGGGATCAAGGGCATGGGGGGTACTGGAAAGACTACTTTGGCCCGAACCATTTTTGATAAACAGTTCGTTAATTTTGAGGGTAGAAGCTTTGTTGAGAATGTGAGGGAAACAACCACTCGGTCCGgtttgcagaagttgcaaaaacAAGTCCTTAGAGATGTGTTAAAGGATAAAAACATCACTGTAAGTAGTGTTCATGAAGGGACAAAGCTAATGAAAACAAGGTTACGTGGGAAAAAAGTTCTACTTGTTCTCGATGATGTGGATCAAAGAGAGCAACTTGAGGCATTAGCTGGTAATCCTAATTGGTTCAAGTTGGGAAGTAGAATTATAATTACAACTAGAGATGGGCAGGTGCTTGAAGCACATAGAGTGAACTTGATACATGATGTCAATCTTTTATCTAATGAGGAAGCTATTTGCCTCTTCAGTAGGCATGCATTTGGGAAAGATATTCCAACTCAAGAGTACGAAAGGCGTTCACGCAAAGTTGTAAGTTATGCTGTTGGACTTCCCTTAACAATTAAAGTTTTGGGTTCAGATCTGCGTGGTAAAGATGATAGTGTATGGACATATACACTAGAAAGACTCAAAACAATCCCATTGAAGGAAACAATTCAAATATTGGAACTAAGTTACAAAAACCTGGAGGATGATTACAAGGAAATATTCCTAGATGTGGCGTGTTTTCTTAAAGGTTGGAAAAAAGAAGATGCAATAAGGATGCTTGAAAGTTGCGGATTTGATGCTAAATATGGTTTGAGTGTTCTTGAGCAAAAATCTCTAATCGTAACTTTAAAAGGACGTTATGATGCAGTCATAGACATGCATGACCATCTAGTCGAAATGGGCAAGAATATTGTACGCCGTGAGCATCCGGATGAGCCCAACAAACATAGCCGATTATGGATTGAAGAGGAAATCGAACACGCCATGGCTGATAACTCG GGTAGTGAAGCAACAAAATGTATAGATCTAAATATCACTCGTGGTATTTATTTGAAAGGTTTTGGAAATATGAAGAAACTTAGATGCCTTATTGTGAACCAtggaaaacacaaagtttctcATGACCTTGTGAACCACTTGTGGTATTTTTTTGGAAAGTTTTGGAAACATGACAAAGGTCGCCGGTATTTTCCAAACTCGTTACAATATCTATATTGGTCCATTTACCCTCATTGGTGtttacccaaaacatttgaagCAAATAATCTTGTTGCACTTGAAATGTCTTATAGCAAAATCAAACAACTTTGGGAAGGTGAAAAG GTTATGGAGAAGCTCAAATTCCTTAACTTGAGTTATGCAGAAGAGTTAGGGAGCCTTGACCTTGGACTGACACCCAATCTTGAGAGGCTACATCTTGAATGTTGTTATAAATTGGTAGCACTTGACGTGCACGGTGGATGTCTAAAAAGCCTTGTCTATTTAAACCTAACTGAGTGCAAGTGTTTGAAGTCTATATCTTTTATTGAGCAGATGGAATCTCTTGAGGTTCTTGATCTAAGCTGGTTACATTTGAGGGAATTCCCAGATTATATAATCATTGGACACTCCAGCAGTAGTTTGCTAGAGCTGAATCTTTCATATAATGAAGATATAGAAGAAGTGCCCTCATCAGTTGGAAATCTTTATAAGCTTGTCTCTCTAAATCTCACTAGATGCTCTAATCTCAAGAGTCTTCCAGGAAGCATTTGTAGTTTACAACATTTGACAACTCTTAAGCTTGGATACACTAGAATAGAGGAATTGCCAGAGGACCTTGGCCAACTGGAATGTTTAGAATACCTTTATTTAAGTAGAACAAAAGTTAAACATCTCCCTGGTAGCATTTGTATGTTGAGACATCTCGAAACCCTAGATCTTTCAGGGTGTTTACGTCTTGAGAAGTTACCTGAGGATGTTGGCCAATTAGAATCTTTGGAGAAATTAGATCTACAACATTGCCGTAATTTAAGAGAAATTCCCAACAGCATTTGTAAGTTGAAATGTCTCAAACAGTTGAGGCTTGGAGGATGTAAGAGGGTTGAAAAACTGCCAGACGAACTAGGAAACTTAAAATGTTTACAATATTTAGAAGTTTGGGGTACTGGCATAACTCAGCTTCCACAGAGCATTTATTCAGTGAAAGGTTTGAAAATCAACAAACCCCATGATGAATTGTTGTGA